The Coregonus clupeaformis isolate EN_2021a chromosome 26, ASM2061545v1, whole genome shotgun sequence genome window below encodes:
- the LOC121540571 gene encoding troponin I, fast skeletal muscle translates to MSEKKMTSSRRGHLKSVMLAIAKDLLEKEAASLKTTKAEYMAESCPAPVMSGGLPELQEMVKKLAQTIDKVDEDRYDAEAKVKKADKEIEELKMKVVEIQGIKKPALKKVRMSADAMLAALLGTKHKASMDFRANLKEVKKEVKEEEEVGDWRKNVDEQAGMDGRKKKFETA, encoded by the exons atgtcaGA GAAAAAGATGACATCGAGTCGCAGGGGTCATCTGAAG AGCGTGATGCTCGCGATTGCCAAAGACCTGCTGGAGAAAGAAGCAGCAAGCTTGAAAACGACAAAGGCAGAGTATATGGCAGAAAGCTGCCCTGCTCCGGTAATGTCTGGGGGTCTTCCTGAGCTGCAG GAAATGGTTAAAAAGTTGGCTCAGACCATCGACAAGGTTGATGAGGATAGATATGATGCAGAGGCAAAAGTGAAGAAGGCAGACAAAGAG ATCGAGGAGCTGAAGATGAAAGTGGTTGAGATCCAGGGCATAAAGAAGCCAGCTCTGAAGAAAGTGCGTATGTCTGCTGATGCTATGCTTGCAGCTCTGCTGGGCACCAAGCACAAGGCTTCCATGGATTTCAGAGCCAACTTGAAAGAAGTGAAGAAGGAGGTCAAAGAGGAG GAGGAAGTCGGTGACTGGCGTAAGAACGTTGATGAACAGGCTGGCATGGATGGCAGGAAGAAGAAGTT